The Celeribacter marinus genome window below encodes:
- the fliS gene encoding flagellar export chaperone FliS yields the protein MNYAFARSQYNRSRQAGLSGISDPHEMITLTLQELSRCLKNLQTPAIEDEKKKKYFSNAFTAVYILQTSLDFEKGGEIAENLFKVYEYCRNQLQKALKSDPDAKLDTCENILNDIIDAWGQIK from the coding sequence ATGAACTACGCATTTGCAAGAAGCCAATACAACAGGTCGCGGCAGGCAGGGCTCTCGGGTATCTCCGACCCTCACGAGATGATCACTCTAACCCTTCAAGAGCTGTCACGGTGCCTCAAAAACCTACAGACGCCGGCGATCGAGGATGAGAAGAAAAAGAAATATTTCTCAAATGCCTTCACGGCTGTGTATATCTTGCAAACAAGCCTCGACTTCGAAAAGGGGGGCGAAATTGCTGAAAACTTATTCAAAGTATATGAGTATTGCCGCAACCAGCTCCAAAAAGCGTTGAAGTCAGACCCTGACGCAAAATTGGATACCTGTGAAAATATATTAAATGATATAATTGACGCGTGGGGCCAGATAAAATAA
- a CDS encoding flagellar basal body-associated FliL family protein: protein MKKMLLSAALYGAPALITLLVFAAGHNTISPQSDRLDALNPPTPPIEIEAPPENTDASAQETDEEGFAIATPGYEYYPYPSTIIGNVPGSNKLFSFEIAVSIFESPLNASSMMTTLEEREPQLRPLILAQAAELNEEVLLSREGRQLLSEKIKTTINDYLERWGYEPFIHSVELTSFLIT from the coding sequence ATGAAGAAAATGTTATTATCAGCCGCCCTCTATGGTGCGCCTGCGCTCATAACGCTTTTGGTATTTGCGGCGGGTCACAACACAATAAGCCCTCAATCTGACAGGCTTGATGCGCTCAACCCGCCAACCCCGCCCATAGAAATTGAAGCTCCGCCTGAAAATACCGATGCCTCAGCACAAGAGACAGATGAGGAAGGGTTTGCTATAGCGACACCCGGGTATGAGTATTACCCATACCCCTCCACAATTATCGGGAACGTGCCAGGAAGTAATAAGCTGTTCAGCTTTGAAATTGCCGTTTCAATCTTTGAGTCCCCCCTCAATGCCAGCAGTATGATGACGACACTTGAAGAGCGCGAACCACAGCTGCGCCCTCTTATTCTCGCACAAGCGGCCGAGCTTAACGAAGAAGTCCTTCTGTCTCGGGAAGGCCGCCAATTGCTAAGCGAAAAGATAAAGACCACAATAAATGACTATCTGGAGCGTTGGGGCTATGAGCCGTTCATCCATAGCGTTGAACTCACCTCGTTTTTGATCACTTAA